In Populus nigra chromosome 1, ddPopNigr1.1, whole genome shotgun sequence, one genomic interval encodes:
- the LOC133677332 gene encoding pentatricopeptide repeat-containing protein At1g11900-like isoform X2, with protein sequence MRNFVNVVARSFSLSSSLLSHLHKVQFSPRKISPHLATITEVIDHCKQLTTRVSFDEGEVKDDNLNQMLIAVENAPESATRKIGTAYVHNLCKAGNLFTAVRLLQSLCDKNIFLGPSAYNIILVAASEKNDIAILSQVFKDLIVSCQSLPSTSYLKLARGFVKKNDDVQLLRLVKEVSEMTFPSSMMVVNRIIFAFAECGQFDKALLIFKQMEDLKCKPDLVTYNTVLDLLGHAGRIDEMLCEFASMKEAGILPDFISYNTLLNHLRKVGRLDLCSVYSRDMVESGIEPDLLTYTALIGSFGQSGNIEESLRLFNEMKTKQIRPSIYIYRSLIASLKKMGKVELAMTLLEEMNASMSNLASHKDFKRTRK encoded by the exons ATGAGAAATTTTGTAAATGTGGTAGCGAGATCCTTCTCTCTATCAAGCAGCCTCCTTTCACATCTTCATAAAGTTCAGTTCTCTCCTCGAAAG ATTTCACCCCACTTAGCTACTATAACTGAAGTCATTGATCATTGCAAACAACTCACAACACGGGTGTCTTTTGATGAAGGGGAGGTCAAAGATGATAACTTGAATCAAATGCTTATTGCTGTTGAAAATGCCCCAGAATCTGCCACCAGAAAAATCGGAACTGCTTATGTCCATAACTTGTGTAAAGCTGGAAACCTTTTCACTGCGGTTAGACTGCTGCAATCATTATGTGATAAAAACATTTTCCTTGGCCCTAGTGCTTATAATATCATTTTGGTGGCAGCTagtgaaaaaaatgatattgcGATTTTGTCCCAGGTTTTTAAGGATTTGATTGTGTCTTGTCAGTCTTTGCCTTCGACTTCGTATCTGAAACTTGCCAggggttttgtgaagaaaaatgATGATGTCCAGCTACTGAGACTTGTCAAAGAAGTTTCTGAAATGACATTCCCGAGTAGCATGATGGTTGTAAATAGAATTATCTTTGCCTTTGCTGAATGTGGGCAGTTTGACAAAGCCCTTCTGATATTTAAGCAGATGGAGGATCTGAAATGTAAGCCGGATTTGGTCACGTATAATACTGTTTTGGATCTTCTAGGCCATGCAGGTCGGATTGATGAAATGCTCTGTGAGTTTGCCTCCATGAAGGAAGCGGGAATTCTCCCAGATTTTATTTCTTACAATACTTTGCTAAATCATTTAAGGAAGGTAGGAAGATTGGATTTGTGTTCGGTGTATTCCCGGGACATGGTTGAGAGTGGAATTGAACCAGATTTGCTTACATATACTGCATTGATTGGGAGTTTTGGCCAATCTGGAAACATTGAGGAATCATTGAGACTCTTCAATGAGATGAAGACAAAGCAGATCCGCccatctatttatatatatcgaTCGTTAATTGCCAGTTTGAAGAAGATGGGTAAGGTGGAATTGGCAATGACCCTTTTGGAAGAGATGAATGCATCAATGTCAAACCTAGCCAGTCATAAGGATTTCAAACGAACACGCAAGTAG
- the LOC133677332 gene encoding pentatricopeptide repeat-containing protein At1g11900-like isoform X3, translating to MRNFVNVVARSFSLSSSLLSHLHKVQFSPRKNRIISILVGSQISPHLATITEVIDHCKQLTTRVSFDEGEVKDDNLNQMLIAVENAPESATRKIGTAYVHNLCKAGNLFTAVFKDLIVSCQSLPSTSYLKLARGFVKKNDDVQLLRLVKEVSEMTFPSSMMVVNRIIFAFAECGQFDKALLIFKQMEDLKCKPDLVTYNTVLDLLGHAGRIDEMLCEFASMKEAGILPDFISYNTLLNHLRKVGRLDLCSVYSRDMVESGIEPDLLTYTALIGSFGQSGNIEESLRLFNEMKTKQIRPSIYIYRSLIASLKKMGKVELAMTLLEEMNASMSNLASHKDFKRTRK from the exons ATGAGAAATTTTGTAAATGTGGTAGCGAGATCCTTCTCTCTATCAAGCAGCCTCCTTTCACATCTTCATAAAGTTCAGTTCTCTCCTCGAAAG AATCGTATCATCTCCATCCTTGTTGGTTCTCAGATTTCACCCCACTTAGCTACTATAACTGAAGTCATTGATCATTGCAAACAACTCACAACACGGGTGTCTTTTGATGAAGGGGAGGTCAAAGATGATAACTTGAATCAAATGCTTATTGCTGTTGAAAATGCCCCAGAATCTGCCACCAGAAAAATCGGAACTGCTTATGTCCATAACTTGTGTAAAGCTGGAAACCTTTTCACTGCG GTTTTTAAGGATTTGATTGTGTCTTGTCAGTCTTTGCCTTCGACTTCGTATCTGAAACTTGCCAggggttttgtgaagaaaaatgATGATGTCCAGCTACTGAGACTTGTCAAAGAAGTTTCTGAAATGACATTCCCGAGTAGCATGATGGTTGTAAATAGAATTATCTTTGCCTTTGCTGAATGTGGGCAGTTTGACAAAGCCCTTCTGATATTTAAGCAGATGGAGGATCTGAAATGTAAGCCGGATTTGGTCACGTATAATACTGTTTTGGATCTTCTAGGCCATGCAGGTCGGATTGATGAAATGCTCTGTGAGTTTGCCTCCATGAAGGAAGCGGGAATTCTCCCAGATTTTATTTCTTACAATACTTTGCTAAATCATTTAAGGAAGGTAGGAAGATTGGATTTGTGTTCGGTGTATTCCCGGGACATGGTTGAGAGTGGAATTGAACCAGATTTGCTTACATATACTGCATTGATTGGGAGTTTTGGCCAATCTGGAAACATTGAGGAATCATTGAGACTCTTCAATGAGATGAAGACAAAGCAGATCCGCccatctatttatatatatcgaTCGTTAATTGCCAGTTTGAAGAAGATGGGTAAGGTGGAATTGGCAATGACCCTTTTGGAAGAGATGAATGCATCAATGTCAAACCTAGCCAGTCATAAGGATTTCAAACGAACACGCAAGTAG
- the LOC133692545 gene encoding splicing factor 3B subunit 6-like protein translates to MAQTISLRKGNTRLPPEVNRVLYVRNLPFNISSEEMYDIFGKYGAIRQIRIGTNKDTRGTAFVVYEDIYDAKTAVDHLSGFNVANRYLIVLYYQPAKMNKKFDQKKKEEEIAKMQEKYGVSTKDK, encoded by the coding sequence ATGGCGCAAACAATCAGCCTCCGCAAAGGCAACACCCGTCTTCCACCTGAGGTGAACCGCGTCCTCTACGTCCGTAATCTTCCATTCAACATATCCAGCGAAGAGATGTACGATATATTTGGCAAATACGGAGCGATTCGTCAAATCCGGATTGGAACCAACAAGGACACTAGAGGCACTGCTTTTGTGGTTTATGAAGATATATATGATGCCAAAACGGCAGTGGATCACTTGTCAGGGTTCAATGTGGCGAATCGGTATTTGATTGTGCTGTATTATCAGCCAGCGAAGATGAATAAGAAGTTTGatcagaagaagaaagaagaagagattgCTAAGATGCAGGAGAAATATGGTGTTTCTACTAAAGATAAGTAG
- the LOC133677332 gene encoding pentatricopeptide repeat-containing protein At1g11900-like isoform X1 — MRNFVNVVARSFSLSSSLLSHLHKVQFSPRKNRIISILVGSQISPHLATITEVIDHCKQLTTRVSFDEGEVKDDNLNQMLIAVENAPESATRKIGTAYVHNLCKAGNLFTAVRLLQSLCDKNIFLGPSAYNIILVAASEKNDIAILSQVFKDLIVSCQSLPSTSYLKLARGFVKKNDDVQLLRLVKEVSEMTFPSSMMVVNRIIFAFAECGQFDKALLIFKQMEDLKCKPDLVTYNTVLDLLGHAGRIDEMLCEFASMKEAGILPDFISYNTLLNHLRKVGRLDLCSVYSRDMVESGIEPDLLTYTALIGSFGQSGNIEESLRLFNEMKTKQIRPSIYIYRSLIASLKKMGKVELAMTLLEEMNASMSNLASHKDFKRTRK; from the exons ATGAGAAATTTTGTAAATGTGGTAGCGAGATCCTTCTCTCTATCAAGCAGCCTCCTTTCACATCTTCATAAAGTTCAGTTCTCTCCTCGAAAG AATCGTATCATCTCCATCCTTGTTGGTTCTCAGATTTCACCCCACTTAGCTACTATAACTGAAGTCATTGATCATTGCAAACAACTCACAACACGGGTGTCTTTTGATGAAGGGGAGGTCAAAGATGATAACTTGAATCAAATGCTTATTGCTGTTGAAAATGCCCCAGAATCTGCCACCAGAAAAATCGGAACTGCTTATGTCCATAACTTGTGTAAAGCTGGAAACCTTTTCACTGCGGTTAGACTGCTGCAATCATTATGTGATAAAAACATTTTCCTTGGCCCTAGTGCTTATAATATCATTTTGGTGGCAGCTagtgaaaaaaatgatattgcGATTTTGTCCCAGGTTTTTAAGGATTTGATTGTGTCTTGTCAGTCTTTGCCTTCGACTTCGTATCTGAAACTTGCCAggggttttgtgaagaaaaatgATGATGTCCAGCTACTGAGACTTGTCAAAGAAGTTTCTGAAATGACATTCCCGAGTAGCATGATGGTTGTAAATAGAATTATCTTTGCCTTTGCTGAATGTGGGCAGTTTGACAAAGCCCTTCTGATATTTAAGCAGATGGAGGATCTGAAATGTAAGCCGGATTTGGTCACGTATAATACTGTTTTGGATCTTCTAGGCCATGCAGGTCGGATTGATGAAATGCTCTGTGAGTTTGCCTCCATGAAGGAAGCGGGAATTCTCCCAGATTTTATTTCTTACAATACTTTGCTAAATCATTTAAGGAAGGTAGGAAGATTGGATTTGTGTTCGGTGTATTCCCGGGACATGGTTGAGAGTGGAATTGAACCAGATTTGCTTACATATACTGCATTGATTGGGAGTTTTGGCCAATCTGGAAACATTGAGGAATCATTGAGACTCTTCAATGAGATGAAGACAAAGCAGATCCGCccatctatttatatatatcgaTCGTTAATTGCCAGTTTGAAGAAGATGGGTAAGGTGGAATTGGCAATGACCCTTTTGGAAGAGATGAATGCATCAATGTCAAACCTAGCCAGTCATAAGGATTTCAAACGAACACGCAAGTAG